A stretch of the Pseudopipra pipra isolate bDixPip1 chromosome 11, bDixPip1.hap1, whole genome shotgun sequence genome encodes the following:
- the PPM1M gene encoding protein phosphatase 1M — protein sequence MSAEWLRRWRRGGPAERPGPDPAAGPGPPPPALGYRRPKFVPGGAEESPRGGRAVRGAGSERPLPWGAGYAEVINAEKSEFNEDQAACCQISVRRREPGLEEDEEWLILCSMQFLTGYYWALFDGHGGPDAAIIASNYLHYCIKQKLEEVVGGITEAQPPMHLSGRCVCDSDPQFVEEKHIHAADLVVGALENAFQECDEVIGQEMEAMNQTGGCTALAALYFQGKLYVANAGDSRAILVLKDNVVPMSSEFTPETERQRIQHLAFLFPKLLDGEFTRFEFPRRLKGDDVGQKVLYRDYFMEGWGYKTVEKADLKYPLVHGHGKQARLLGTLAVSRGLGDHQLKVIDTNIEVKPFLSCIPKVNVFDFALHDIKEDDVLIMATDGLWDVLCNSEVAQMVRSFLAENRTDPQRFSELAKCLVCRARGMKRGHQWMLDDSHEASYDDISVFVIPLHNKEED from the exons ATGTCGGCGGAGTGGCTGCGGCGctggcggcggggcggccccgcggagcGCCCCGGCCCGGACccggcagcggggccggggccgccgccccccgccctcGGCTACCGCCGGCCCAAGTTCGTGCCCGGCGGGGCCGAGGAGAgcccgcggggcgggcgggccgtGCGGGGCGCCGGCAGCGAGcggcccctgccctggggcGCGGGATACGCCGA GGTTATCAATGCTGAGAAGTCGGAGTTCAATGAGGACCAGGCAGCCTGCTGTCAGATCTCTGTCCGGAGGAGAGAGCCAGGCctggaggaggatgaggaatgGCTGATCCTGTGCTCCATGCAG TTTCTAACTGGTTACTACTGGGCGCTGTTTGATGGCCACGGTGGCCCCGACGCTGCCATCATTGCCTCCAACTACCTGCACTACTGCATCAAGCAGAagctggaggaggtggtgggAGGCATCACAGAGGCCCAGCCCCCCATGCACCTCAGCGGGCGCTGCGTTTGCGACAGTGACCCCCAGTTCGTGGAGGAGAAGCACATCCACGCAGCAGACCTGGTGGTGGGAGCGCTGGAGAATGCCTTCCAGGAATGT GATGAAGTCATCGGCCAGGAGATGGAAGCTATGAACCAGACGGGAGGCTGCACTGCTCTGGCTGCCCTTTATTTCCAAGGAAAGCTGTATGTGGCTAATGCTGGGGACAGCAG GGCCATTCTTGTCCTGAAAGACAACGTTGTGCCCATGAGCAGCGAGTTCACACCTGAGACAGAGAGGCAGCGAATCCAGCACTTG gcttttcttttcccaaagcTCCTGGATGGAGAGTTCACACGTTTTGAGTTTCCACGGAGGTTGAAGGGAGATGACGTGGGCCAGAAAGTCCTGTACCGGGATTACTTCATGGAGGGCTG GGGATACAAGACGGTGGAGAAAGCTGACCTCAAGTATCCTCTTGTCCATGGTCATGGGAAGCAG GCTCGCTTGCTGGGGACTCTGGCTGTCTCTCGAGGCCTAGGGGATCATCAGCTCAAAGTCATCGACACCAACATTGAAGTCAAACCTTTCCTCTCCTGCATTCCCAAG gtAAATGTGTTTGACTTTGCTCTGCATGACATTAAGGAAGATGATGTCCTCATCATGGCAACTGATGGCCTTTGGGATGTTCTGTGCAACAGCGAGGTGGCCCAAATGGTCAGGAGCTTCCTTGCAGAAAACAGGACAGATCCTCAAAG ATTTTCAGAACTGGCCAAATGTTTGGTGTGCAGAGCAAGGGGAATGAAGAGAGGCCACCAGTGGATGCTGGATGACAGCCATGAGGCATCCTATGATGACATCTCTGTATTTGTCattccactacacaacaaggAGGAGGACTGA